The DNA sequence ATCGATAACAGTCTGGAAGGCGCTTGTAAAGCATATGGTACTGGAAAGCGGCGTGTTGCTTCAAAATCGCTATCGCATCATATAAATTTTAAAGGCCGCCTTGGTGTCCAGCCAGTTGAAGGCCCCGCAGAGGCCCAGCCTCTCGGGGGTAATGACGCAGACGTGGCTCGGGGCGAAGCTCTGGCACAGGAGGCAGGAGTAGAAGGTGTCGACGGCCTCGTCCGTGAGGTTGCCCAGGCGGTCGTCGCGCTCCCTGTAGACGGCGCGGGCCTGCTCGGCCAGCTCCTTGACCTTGGCCTCGTCGGTGTACAGGGTGACCTCCACCTTGTCCACGATGCTCTTGAAGAGATGCTTGACCATGGTGGTGAGGATGACGCCCAGGTGCTCCAGGGTAATGCCGTCTTTCTGGGCGGCGTTGCTGATGCGTATCCAGTTCATGTCGCGCTGGCCCATGTGCCAGATGCCCTGGGCCTCGTTCAGCACGTGGTGAACCTTCCGCTCGATGACGCTCTCGAAGTCCTTCTGCATCTTCCGGCCGGCCACCTTGGCCACGATGCCCAGGGGCATCTTGCCGCCGGCCTGGTAGGTCTCCTGCCAGTTGGCGCCCTCGACGGTAATCTTGCCGTCCTCCACCTCCTCCATGTCCTTCATCTCCACGAGCTCGAAGGCCGGGGTGCGCTGGCCGCCGAACTCCATGAACATGTCTTCCTTGCGGATGCGCTCGCCCTCGAACGCGGGGCCGTAGGCCACGGGGATGGGGGGCTTCTCGACCACGATCTTCAGGCCCCGTATCTCGATGGCCCGCTGCACGATCTGGGCATGGTCGAACTCCTTGTCCACTTCCTCGTAGGTGCAAACGCCCGTGGGGTGGATGACCGGTATGTCGGTGTCGGCCACGGCGGGGAAGCCCATGTTGATGGCCCCTGCGCCGGTGGTCCACTTGATGTCGTCCAGCGCCCCCAGGACGATGGCGAAGGCGAACACGCGGTCCTTCTGGTAGTGGAGATGCTCCCGGAAGGCGCCGGGCTTCTTTCCGCCGAAGATGAGGGAGGCCCGGATGGCCCAGTCCAGGGCGTACAGGGTGTGCTCCGTTTCGGGGCCGAGGGGCACGATGCGGGAATCCCAGCCCAGCTCCACGCCCTTGTTCAGGAGCTGCTTGGTCATGCTGTTTCCGTTGGAGTGGCCGGAGAGGAAGGTCAGGATGTTCTTCTCCTGCAGTTCCCTGACGATGCTCAGGGCCTTGTCCTCGTCGGGGGCCGCCCCGATGATGGCGGCAAACCCCGGCATGGAGCCGTCGACGAGCTGGATGCCCAGGTTCCTCTGGATGGTGTCGGTGATAAAGCCGTTGTACTCGAACCCGGTCTCGGGGTCCTTCACGGGCTCCAGCCCCTCGATGTAGCGGAGGGCCAGGATGACCTCTTCGGCAAAGAGGGTGGCCATCCCGGAGTCCAGGGCCTCGCCGAGGTAGGGTTTCCAGAGTGCTTCTTCAGGCTCCGGATGGGACATCTCCTTGGCATAGCCCAGGGCCACGCGCATGTCCCCGAGGGTTTTCACCGGATAGGCCGTCATGGCGTAGACCATGGGCAGATAGAACGCCGTGTCCGGGAACTCGAAGACATAATCCTCGCCGTGCTCGGCGATGGCCTTCTCCAGCATCTCTTCCGCCCGCTTTACGAGGGTGTTGGCTCCCCGTATCGCGGCAGAGGCAATGAGTTTCGACATCCCGACCTCCTAAACGTTTTGGACGGCTGCTGCCGTATTCTCGTATTGTACCAGTTTTTATGGTTTCTTTTGTATTTACTATCTTATTCCCTTTTTCACCGCGATTTCAGGAAAGCGGGAATGGCGTTGGCCTCCCGGGGGCCCACCGTTATCTTCCAGCCCTCGAGCTTGTCCTCCAGGGCCCCGGAAAGGATGGCCACGTAGCCGGGGATGATGAGCTCCTTGTTGGCCACTTCGTTCTCCACGCCGCTTTCCTTGATGAACTGGGCTATCTTGGTTGCCGTGAACTTCCCGGCGGCCCAGGCCGTCAGGACGGAGAGGCCCTCGCAGTCCATGACCGCCAGGCGGCTGGGCACCTTGCTGTTTTCCACCTCGCCGGCCACGATGAAGTAGGTGAGGGAGAAGTTGGTCGTTATCATCAGCGGGGCCGCGCCGTCGGGCTCGCCGATGTTGTAGACCTTCTGCTCCACCTGCATGGGGACCTGAGGGTCGGTGTAGATGTTCTGCCTCAGGGCGAAGAGGGCGAGGCTCTTCCACTTCTTCACGCTGGAGAGGACCACGATGGAGGAGTACTTGCAGACCCCCACCGTCGCCACCAGGGTCTCGAGCATCTCGTCGTCCCTCTGGACGGGGGTGAGGATGGGATAGCCCAGGGGCTTGAAGTTCTTCTTGAGGGCCGCTCTTCTCATCAGGGTGTTGTCGCGGAGTATCTCCCCGGCCTTTCTGGCTCCGGGGTCGATGACCAGGTCCTCCACGCCGTGGGCCTTGGCCTTCTCGGTAAGCTCGCTGGCCTCCTCGAGGCTCTTGGCCACGAGCCCCAGGGAAGCCCCTTTCTCCCTGGCCAGCCTGCACATGGACTCCAGGTTCTCGGCGTTGGCCCCGAAAAGCAGGGGCTTGCTGCCCTCCACGTAGGCCAGGGCCTCGGAGGCCACCGAGGCGTCCGTGGCGGCGATGATGAGGGGAAACCCCGGGGCCTTCTCGGCGGCCAGCTTCACCAGGGCCTCCAGGGGTGCGGATTCTCCGGACTCGTTGGAAAGATAAAGGGCGTCTATCCTCAGGTGCTGCCCCACGCGCTCCATCTCGGAGGCGAGCACCTCGTCGATGGTCGCGGCCGCGTCGGCCTCCGGCGCGGTGTCCTTTATCTGGACGGCATAGACCGTGGGATGAAAGAACTTCTTGTCGTGGCGGAACAGCACCATCTCCTCGCCCATGGTGACGGCTTTCTCTCCCATACCGATTGTTACCGGGCGGATGGGCGGGGCCGCCTCCTCGCCCAGGGTCCTCTTGGCCTCCTCCGAGACGTCCGGGCAGTCCTCGATGGAGGCCTGCCGCTGGGCGAGCTTCATGGCGAAGGCCAGGCAGGTGGGATACCCGCACTTCTTGCAGTTGGTCTTGGGAAGGAGCTTGAATATCTGAACACCCGTCAATGCCATTGTGCTATACCTCCATCTCGGCGATGAACTTTTCCACTGCCTCCACTGCCTCGGGGTGGCGCATCACGAGGAGCTCCGCCCCCGCAAGGAGAAACGCCGCGGCCGTGGCGGCCTCCCAGGCGATGCCCCGCTCCGGGAGGGTCCCCCACTCGGGCATATCTTCGGCGGTGGCCGTGGTCTCCTTTATCTTCCAGACGTACATGCCCAGGTCGGCGAGCATGGGGGGCTGCATGACGGCGTCGTTCTGGGTGAGGGCGGCCAGCCTGATGCGCTCCATGACCGAGTAGGTGTACTCAAGGCCGTACCCGAGGGCGCTGGACATGGGGTCGGTGACAATGCGCTCCTTGGCAAAGCCCATCTGGGTGATGAGAATGTTGAGCTGCTTGGACAGGTTGATGTCCAGCTCGCTCATGGCGATGAGCTGGTGGTCGTTGGCCATGGCGGCCGCCGCGATGGTCTTGTAGTTGGCCTCCTGGGCCTTCCCGATGAGGCAGTTGCGGCCCTTGGCGGCCTCGGCCACGGCCACCAGGACCTGGGAGTCCTTCTCCACGTGGTTGCTCCCCATGATGACGAGGGGCACCTGCACAGCCGCCAGCACGTCGGTGACGGTCTTGACGGCATCCTCCGCCGAGCGGTCTTCCCTGTCCGGATGGGTGCCGATGAGCCTCAGGGCGATGGCCCGCGCCCCCAGGGCGTCCTGGCAGTGCTTGGCCCAGGAGACCGGGTCGCCCGAGACACTCTCGCAGGCGTCACGGACGGCCTTGGGCCAGTCCTGAGGAGGCACGTCCTGGACCTCCAGGGCCACGAGGGGCTTGCCGGGTATCTCACCCTCGAAGCCGTGGAAGGGCAGGACGTTCTCGCCGCCGACGATGACGGCCTTCTCCGCCGTCCCCATGCCGACCGGGTAGACCTTGCCCGGGTAGGTTTCCTTCGGTGCTGTGAAAGCCATGTCATCCTCCTTATGGAGTTTTATTCTCCGGGTGCCTTACATTTCGAGGAACGAGTGGGCGTACAGCGTCTTGCCCATCATGACGTCGATGGTCTTGACCGTCTCCCTGACTTCCCTGGGGTCCGCGATGGCGGCGGTGAGCCCTTCGTACATGAGGAGGGCGAGATAGTAGCGGTCCAGGATGGGGCGGACCTCCTTGGGGCAGCCGTTGGATATGTTGCTCAGGCCGACCACGGTCTTCATCGGAGGGTCGTTCAGCTCCTGGAACATCTTGACCGACTGGACGACCTTGAGGGCCTGCTCCTGCGTGGTGGCTATCTGAAGCACCAGGGGGTCCAGGTACAGGTCCTCCAGGGCAATGCCGTTTTCCATGGCCCGGGCCATTATCTCCGAGGCGATGCCGGCCCGCTCCTCCGCGTCGGCAGGCAGGCCGCCCTTGCCCACGGTAAGCCCGATGAGCTGGGAGTTGTACTTGGCCGCCAGCTCCACGATGGGGAACCTCTCGGGGTCGTTGCTGGTGGAGTTGATGAGGGGCCTGCCCCATTCGCTGTTGTGCACCTGGAGACCCGCCTCGATGGCCTTGGCGTTGGTGGTGTCCAGGCAGACGGGCAGGGGGACTGCCTCCTGGATGGTGGTGACCATCCACTGCATCAGCTCCTCGCCGCCGTCCTCGGCGGGGCCTATGTTGGCGTCTATCATGCCGGCCCCGTACTGATGCTGGAGCTTCGCTATCTCCTGGATGGGGCCCTTGTCCCTGTTTTCCATGGCCTCGCGGACCCGCTTGGCGATAACACTCAGTTTTTCACCGATGACGAGCATTACGTTCCTCCCCCTTCCTTAGGTTTCTCTTGTTGAGACGGATGCTGGCGCAGGAGTCAGCCGAATGTATAAAATACCATGCGCCGCCTTCAAAAAGTTGAAAAAAATTTTAATAAATCTATAAAAGGGACCGGCGCGGACAAACCCCTCCCCCGAGAGTCCCCCAAAAAAATAATGGGATAATAATAAATACTTATAGCTCTTTTGTCAACTCATTCTCATGGTTTCCATGAGAATTCCTCTTGCACCCTTAGCATAGCCGATTATAATTATTATAAGCATATGCACAGAACCGTCTTCACAGTCTTTTCAAAGTTTTGAGCATATAATATAAATAAGACGTGAGCCGCCTGAGGAGAGCGGGAACATGGTTGAGAAGAACAGGGCAGATAAGGGAGACGGCGACAGAAGGACCCTGGACATCCACGTGACGGGCATGTCCTGTGCCGCCTGTGCGGCACGGGTGGAGCAGGGCCTGAAGGAGACGGAGGGCGTCGACGAGGCCGCGGTCAACTTCGCCGCCGAACGGGCTACGGTGAGTTTCGACTCCCGGCGCATCCAGCCGCACGACCTTATCGAGAAAGTGCAGGACCTAGGCTACGGGGCCTCGGTGGAGAGGACTGAGATTCCCATCAAGGGGATGACTTGCGCTGCCTGCGTGGCCAGGGTGCAGAGGGCCATCGAGGGCCTCGACGGGGTCCTCTCGGCCTCGGTGAACCTGGCCACGGAGCGGGCCGTGGTAGAGTACGTGCCGGAGCAGGTGGGCCTGAGGGACTTCCGCAGGGCCATAAAGGAAGCGGGCTACGACGTCCTCAGCGTGCAGAAGGGCGAGGACGTGGTCGAGAAGGAGAGAAGGGAGCGGGAGGCGGCCTTCAGGGCCATGAAGAGGAAGCTCTTCACAGGCATTGCCCTGTCGGTCCCGGTGTTTCTCCTGGTTTTCTGGGAGAGGCTCGGCCTTTCGGCCTTCCTTGATATTCCCCGGTACTGGAACTACCGTCTCCAGCTCGTCCTGGAAACCCCCATACAGTTCTGGATAGGCTGGCAGTTTTACGCCGGAGCACTCTCGGCGGCCCGGCACCGCTCGACCAACATGAACACCCTCATCGCCGTGGGCACCTCGGCCGCCTACCTCTACAGCATCACGGCGACCTTCTTCCCTTGGGTCTTTGAGATAAAGGGTTACTCCGCCCACGTCTATTTCGACACCGCCGGGGCCATCATCGTCCTCATTCTCCTGGGGCGGGTTTTGGAGGCGCGCGCCCGGGGGCACACCTCCGAGGCCATCAAGAAGCTCATGGGGCTTCAGGCCCGCACAGCCCGGGTGGTGCGGGACGGCACCGAGGAGGACCTCCCGGTGGAGGAGGTCGAGCCCGGCGATATCGTCATCGTGCGCCCCGGGGAGAAGATACCCGTGGACGGCGTCATCCGGGAGGGCTCTTCCTCCGTGGATGAGTCCATGGTCACCGGAGAGTCCATCCCCGTGGAGAAGGGCGCGGGCGAGGAGGTCATCGGGGCCACCGTCAACAAGACCGGGAGCTTCAGGTTCGAGGCTACCAAGGTGGGCCGCGACACCATGCTGGCCCAGATAATCAGGATGGTGCAGGAGGCACAGGGCACCAAGCCCCCCATAGCGCGGCTGGCCGACAAGATAGCATCCATATTCGTCCCCACGGTGATGGGCATCGCCACCGTGACGTTTCTGGTCTGGTTGTTCTTCGGGCCTGCTCCGGCCTTTACTTATGCGGTCCTGAACTTCATCGCCGTCCTCATCATCGCCTGTCCCTGTGCCCTGGGGCTGGCCACCCCCACCTCCATCATGGTGGGCACTGGGAAGGGGGCTGAAAACGGCATCCTCATCAGGGGTGGGGAGTCCCTGGAGACGGCCCACAAGATAGACGCCATCGTCTTCGACAAGACGGGCACCCTCACCAGGGGAGAGCCTTCGGTGACCGACGTCCTGGGCAGGGACGGGTTCTCGGAGGCCGATGTCCTTTTTCTTGCCGCCAGTGCGGAGCGCGGCTCTGAGCACCCCCTGGGGGAGTCAATCGTGAGGAAGGCCAGGGCGGCCGGGGCAAATCTGGCCGAGCACGGCGCCTTCGAGGCGGTGCCCGGCAAAGGCATCAGGACGGAGGTGCAGGGGCGGAAGGTCCTTCTGGGCAACGCCGCCCTGATGGAGCATGACGGCGTGGAGCGCGGCGGCCTTGCCGGAGAGGCAGAGCGCCTGGCAGGGGAGGGGAAGACCCCGATGTTCGTGGCCGTGGACGGCCGGGCGGCGGGCGTCGTCGCCGTGGCCGACACCCTCAAGGAAAGCTCCCTGCGGGCCGTGCAGGCGCTCGGGAAAATGGGCGTGGAGGTCGTGATGCTTACCGGGGACAACAGGCGCACGGCGGAGGCCATCGCCCGGGAGGCGGGCATCGACCGCGTGCTCTCGGAGGTCCTTCCGGACGAGAAGGCGGCCCACGTGCGGAAGCTCCAGGAGGAGGGCAAGGTGGTGGCCATGGTGGGCGACGGCATAAACGACGCCCCCGCGCTGGCCCAGGCCGACGTGGGCATAGCCATCGGCACCGGCACGGACGTGGCCATCGAAGCCTCCGACATCACCCTCATCAAGGGCGACCTCACGGGGGTAGCCACGGCCATCGCCCTTTCGAAGGCGACCCTCCGGAACATCAAGCAGAACCTTTTCTGGGCCTTCGCCTATAACACCATCCTCATCCCCTTGGCGGCGGGTGTGCTCTTCCCCTTCTACGGCATTCTCCTGAGCCCCATCTTCGCCGCGGCGGCCATGGGGATGTCCTCGGTGACGGTCGTCAGCAACGCCCTGAGGCTCCGGAAGTTCCGCTTCCAGGCGTCCTGAGCTGACTGGAAACTGGAGACTAAAGACCAGGAATGTTTTTTTCGGTGCCCGGATGTTCCGTCTCGTAATGTCCCCGAAACGGGTTCTCTTTCTTCAGCGACCGCAGCGCAGTGGCGGGCGTTCATCCTCGGAGGACAGAGAGAAGGAATGACCTGATGCGGTCGGAAAAGAAATAATAGGCCGTGCCGATGATGAGAAGCCAGAGGAGGGCCCGTAGAATCCTGCCCGCATGAGACTCCTTCTTCCGCTCCTTGAGCTTCGTGAGCCTCTCAAGCTGTTCCTCGGGCGAGATGAGGAGCCTCCCGCACCGGGGGCACCGCATGGCCCCGGTGATGACCTTCTGCCCGCATCCCGCACAGGCATCGAAACCGGGGCCTGTGTAAGCATCATGTCTCATTGAGCCGCCTTTTCCATTCCCATGAAGGCATCCTCTTTCTATTATCACCAGGCGCGGGAAAGCACGAGTGAGGGGAATCACACGTGCCTCTTCCCATCCCTTGCCTTCCCCGCCTGCCATGGGTGATAATAAAAGACGTTCTATTAAGGGGTTATGAGCGGAGATGAAGAAAGCCTACATAAAGACCTTCGGCTGCCAGATGAACGTGCACGACTCGGAGAAGATGGCCGGAATCCTCCGCGCCCAGGGCTTCGACCTTACCGAGGACAGGCAGAACGCCGACCTTATCATTTTCAATACGTGCAGCATCCGGCAGAAGGCCGAGCAGAAGTTCCTGAGCGAGTTGGGCAGGACCCGGCGGATGAAGGAGAGGCGCCCCGCTCTGCGGGTGGCCGTCGCCGGGTGCATCGCCCAGCAGATGGGCGAGAAGCTTCTCAGGCGGGCGCCCCATGTGGACTATCTGTTCGGCCCGCAGAACCTGCACGCCCTGACGGGCGTATCGGAGAAGGAGAGCCTTCTCGCCCTGGAGGAAAACCCCGGCCTGGCGACGATGGAGCTTCCGGTGCTGAGGAAGGAGAGGGGGAGGGCGTGGGTGAGCATCATGTACGGGTGCGATAACTTCTGCTCCTACTGCATCGTGCCCTACACCCGGGGGAGGGAGAGAAGCAGGCCGAGCGAGAGCATCGTTTCGGAGGTCCGGGCCCTGGCGGCGGAGGGCTTCAGGGAGGTGACCCTGCTGGGGCAGAACGTCAACTCCTACCGCAGTGACGTGGACTTCCCCGGGCTCCTGAGACGGCTGAACGGGGTGGACGGCCTTGCGCGCATCCGGTTTGTGACAAGCCATCCCAAGGACTTCTCTCCGGAGCTTGTGGATGCCCTGGCCGGCCTTGAGAAGCCCTGCGAGCACGTCCACCTGCCGTTACAGTCCGGCTCCACGCGCGTTCTCCGCGAGATGAACCGCAAGTACACCCGGGAGGAATACCTGAAAAAGGTGCAGGC is a window from the Nitrospirota bacterium genome containing:
- a CDS encoding CO dehydrogenase/CO-methylating acetyl-CoA synthase complex subunit beta (in acetogenic organisms, this enzyme complex converts carbon dioxide to acetyl-CoA while in methanogenic organisms this enzyme is used to degrade acetyl-CoA to form methane and carbon dioxide; part of an enzyme complex), with translation MSKLIASAAIRGANTLVKRAEEMLEKAIAEHGEDYVFEFPDTAFYLPMVYAMTAYPVKTLGDMRVALGYAKEMSHPEPEEALWKPYLGEALDSGMATLFAEEVILALRYIEGLEPVKDPETGFEYNGFITDTIQRNLGIQLVDGSMPGFAAIIGAAPDEDKALSIVRELQEKNILTFLSGHSNGNSMTKQLLNKGVELGWDSRIVPLGPETEHTLYALDWAIRASLIFGGKKPGAFREHLHYQKDRVFAFAIVLGALDDIKWTTGAGAINMGFPAVADTDIPVIHPTGVCTYEEVDKEFDHAQIVQRAIEIRGLKIVVEKPPIPVAYGPAFEGERIRKEDMFMEFGGQRTPAFELVEMKDMEEVEDGKITVEGANWQETYQAGGKMPLGIVAKVAGRKMQKDFESVIERKVHHVLNEAQGIWHMGQRDMNWIRISNAAQKDGITLEHLGVILTTMVKHLFKSIVDKVEVTLYTDEAKVKELAEQARAVYRERDDRLGNLTDEAVDTFYSCLLCQSFAPSHVCVITPERLGLCGAFNWLDTKAAFKIYMMR
- the acsC gene encoding acetyl-CoA decarbonylase/synthase complex subunit gamma, with protein sequence MALTGVQIFKLLPKTNCKKCGYPTCLAFAMKLAQRQASIEDCPDVSEEAKRTLGEEAAPPIRPVTIGMGEKAVTMGEEMVLFRHDKKFFHPTVYAVQIKDTAPEADAAATIDEVLASEMERVGQHLRIDALYLSNESGESAPLEALVKLAAEKAPGFPLIIAATDASVASEALAYVEGSKPLLFGANAENLESMCRLAREKGASLGLVAKSLEEASELTEKAKAHGVEDLVIDPGARKAGEILRDNTLMRRAALKKNFKPLGYPILTPVQRDDEMLETLVATVGVCKYSSIVVLSSVKKWKSLALFALRQNIYTDPQVPMQVEQKVYNIGEPDGAAPLMITTNFSLTYFIVAGEVENSKVPSRLAVMDCEGLSVLTAWAAGKFTATKIAQFIKESGVENEVANKELIIPGYVAILSGALEDKLEGWKITVGPREANAIPAFLKSR
- a CDS encoding acetyl-CoA decarbonylase/synthase complex subunit delta — translated: MAFTAPKETYPGKVYPVGMGTAEKAVIVGGENVLPFHGFEGEIPGKPLVALEVQDVPPQDWPKAVRDACESVSGDPVSWAKHCQDALGARAIALRLIGTHPDREDRSAEDAVKTVTDVLAAVQVPLVIMGSNHVEKDSQVLVAVAEAAKGRNCLIGKAQEANYKTIAAAAMANDHQLIAMSELDINLSKQLNILITQMGFAKERIVTDPMSSALGYGLEYTYSVMERIRLAALTQNDAVMQPPMLADLGMYVWKIKETTATAEDMPEWGTLPERGIAWEAATAAAFLLAGAELLVMRHPEAVEAVEKFIAEMEV
- a CDS encoding dihydropteroate synthase → MLVIGEKLSVIAKRVREAMENRDKGPIQEIAKLQHQYGAGMIDANIGPAEDGGEELMQWMVTTIQEAVPLPVCLDTTNAKAIEAGLQVHNSEWGRPLINSTSNDPERFPIVELAAKYNSQLIGLTVGKGGLPADAEERAGIASEIMARAMENGIALEDLYLDPLVLQIATTQEQALKVVQSVKMFQELNDPPMKTVVGLSNISNGCPKEVRPILDRYYLALLMYEGLTAAIADPREVRETVKTIDVMMGKTLYAHSFLEM
- a CDS encoding heavy metal translocating P-type ATPase, whose protein sequence is MVEKNRADKGDGDRRTLDIHVTGMSCAACAARVEQGLKETEGVDEAAVNFAAERATVSFDSRRIQPHDLIEKVQDLGYGASVERTEIPIKGMTCAACVARVQRAIEGLDGVLSASVNLATERAVVEYVPEQVGLRDFRRAIKEAGYDVLSVQKGEDVVEKERREREAAFRAMKRKLFTGIALSVPVFLLVFWERLGLSAFLDIPRYWNYRLQLVLETPIQFWIGWQFYAGALSAARHRSTNMNTLIAVGTSAAYLYSITATFFPWVFEIKGYSAHVYFDTAGAIIVLILLGRVLEARARGHTSEAIKKLMGLQARTARVVRDGTEEDLPVEEVEPGDIVIVRPGEKIPVDGVIREGSSSVDESMVTGESIPVEKGAGEEVIGATVNKTGSFRFEATKVGRDTMLAQIIRMVQEAQGTKPPIARLADKIASIFVPTVMGIATVTFLVWLFFGPAPAFTYAVLNFIAVLIIACPCALGLATPTSIMVGTGKGAENGILIRGGESLETAHKIDAIVFDKTGTLTRGEPSVTDVLGRDGFSEADVLFLAASAERGSEHPLGESIVRKARAAGANLAEHGAFEAVPGKGIRTEVQGRKVLLGNAALMEHDGVERGGLAGEAERLAGEGKTPMFVAVDGRAAGVVAVADTLKESSLRAVQALGKMGVEVVMLTGDNRRTAEAIAREAGIDRVLSEVLPDEKAAHVRKLQEEGKVVAMVGDGINDAPALAQADVGIAIGTGTDVAIEASDITLIKGDLTGVATAIALSKATLRNIKQNLFWAFAYNTILIPLAAGVLFPFYGILLSPIFAAAAMGMSSVTVVSNALRLRKFRFQAS
- the miaB gene encoding tRNA (N6-isopentenyl adenosine(37)-C2)-methylthiotransferase MiaB; protein product: MKKAYIKTFGCQMNVHDSEKMAGILRAQGFDLTEDRQNADLIIFNTCSIRQKAEQKFLSELGRTRRMKERRPALRVAVAGCIAQQMGEKLLRRAPHVDYLFGPQNLHALTGVSEKESLLALEENPGLATMELPVLRKERGRAWVSIMYGCDNFCSYCIVPYTRGRERSRPSESIVSEVRALAAEGFREVTLLGQNVNSYRSDVDFPGLLRRLNGVDGLARIRFVTSHPKDFSPELVDALAGLEKPCEHVHLPLQSGSTRVLREMNRKYTREEYLKKVQALRARVPGVAITTDIITGFPGEREEDHRDTLGVLGEVRFDGIFAFAFSPRPGTRAAAMQGHLPDAVRSARLAEVLELQDSITLGKNEALTGTTTEVLVEGPGEALPGQLTGRTRTNKIVTFQGGEDLEGTLLDVRIVRARRHSLEGEVLSS